The Panicum virgatum strain AP13 chromosome 5K, P.virgatum_v5, whole genome shotgun sequence genome has a window encoding:
- the LOC120708425 gene encoding protein CURVATURE THYLAKOID 1C, chloroplastic-like gives MVACALTAVQPAAALAPCRGRSLSGHIARLASPGPRLSGRIRISRSVVAKVAKDSSESPGSVVRYVQSSFSTTEDIFALAGIGFAAVAALWASINLVEVIDKLPVLPLFFELIGIVVAWLFIYNNLLFKPKRQELLGNIKSTLSRILGQ, from the exons CTCTAGCGCCATGCCGAGGGAGGAGCCTCTCCGGCCATATCGCACGGCTGGCGTCTCCCGGTCCCAGACTTTCAG GCAGGATCAGGATCAGCCGCAGCGTCGTTGCGAAGGTCGCGAAGGACAGCTCGGAATCGCCCGGGAGCGTCGTGAGATACGTCCAGAGTTCT TTCAGCACTACTGAAGACATCTTTGCTCTAGCTGGAATAGGTTTTGCAGCCGTAGCTGCATTATGGGCTTCAATAAATCTCGTTGAG GTCATTGATAAGCTCCCggttcttcctcttttctttgaATTAATCGGGATTGTAGTTGCCTGG CTGTTCATCTACAACAATCTCCTCTTCAAGCCAAAGAG GCAAGAGTTACTGGGGAACATCAAAAGCACATTATCTCGAATCTTGGGCCAGTAA